A region from the Carboxydothermus pertinax genome encodes:
- a CDS encoding motility associated factor glycosyltransferase family protein, whose translation MNSRKIEVLLAKNNKNHTLKINNIFLHSAYNPVKEAETFAKKNLEKLKDRQLVVVYGFGLGYHVREILKMLNQNAELHVFDIDHEVFNLAKRYGNINDILNDTRFNLYVGDNDDFYKNFKDILTVVEDIIIYEPSVRLLPEEYIDLKDALFNFIIGKNSIEKYGELAKKNIERNLRLNYKLIDEFIELNKNVTKPVVLVAAGPSLDETLYYLRRVRDKVKIFAVGSALKNLIKNEIIPDMFCIIDPQEIVYEQIEGFEDLEIPMCFLASASSKAVERYFGPKYLFFNEENEYESVVVETGKSVSTAVLSIAILCGAKTVFFAGLDLAFVNNKFHCNNYPYTDNLSSSNYMKVEGTNGEFVSTTRGMYYYKLWIEKKISQHQEIKFINLSKGAKVKGCQTLDLDDLLAYIEKNY comes from the coding sequence ATGAACTCAAGAAAAATAGAGGTTTTGCTTGCAAAAAATAATAAAAATCATACATTAAAAATTAATAATATTTTTTTGCACAGTGCTTATAATCCCGTAAAAGAAGCTGAAACATTTGCAAAAAAAAATCTTGAAAAATTAAAAGATAGGCAACTTGTAGTTGTTTATGGCTTTGGATTAGGATACCATGTTAGAGAAATTTTAAAAATGTTAAATCAAAATGCTGAATTACATGTTTTTGACATTGACCATGAAGTATTTAATTTGGCAAAACGATATGGCAATATAAATGATATTTTAAACGATACCAGGTTTAATTTGTATGTTGGAGATAATGATGATTTTTATAAAAATTTTAAAGATATTTTAACTGTTGTTGAAGATATTATTATTTATGAACCTTCAGTACGTTTGCTGCCGGAAGAATATATTGATTTAAAAGATGCTTTATTTAATTTTATAATTGGCAAGAACTCCATAGAGAAGTACGGGGAATTGGCTAAAAAAAATATTGAGAGAAATTTAAGGTTAAATTATAAATTAATAGACGAATTTATTGAATTAAATAAAAATGTTACTAAACCTGTTGTCCTGGTAGCGGCAGGCCCTTCTCTTGATGAGACCCTTTACTATTTACGCAGAGTGAGAGATAAGGTTAAAATTTTTGCGGTAGGTAGTGCATTGAAAAATTTAATAAAAAATGAAATAATACCAGATATGTTTTGTATAATTGATCCTCAAGAAATAGTCTATGAACAAATAGAAGGTTTCGAAGATTTGGAAATACCTATGTGCTTTTTAGCTTCAGCCTCGAGCAAGGCTGTTGAAAGATATTTTGGCCCAAAGTATCTTTTTTTTAACGAGGAAAATGAATATGAGTCTGTGGTAGTAGAAACCGGCAAGTCTGTTTCTACTGCTGTTTTAAGCATTGCTATTTTATGTGGGGCAAAAACAGTTTTTTTTGCAGGCTTAGATTTAGCCTTTGTCAATAATAAATTTCATTGTAATAATTATCCTTATACTGATAATTTAAGTAGTTCAAATTACATGAAAGTTGAAGGAACTAACGGGGAATTTGTGAGCACAACGAGGGGCATGTATTATTATAAATTATGGATTGAGAAAAAGATCAGCCAGCACCAAGAGATAAAATTTATTAATTTAAGTAAAGGGGCTAAAGTAAAGGGATGTCAAAC
- the flgK gene encoding flagellar hook-associated protein FlgK → MFNLSLETALSSLRAQQLALDITSHNIANSNTPGYTRQRVNFAPNTPFPVPSLFAPMQPGQVGTGVVVASIERVRDTFMDIEYRKEVMNLGYWETRSDALDKIQLIINEPSDTGLNQLMDKFWNAWQELSKNPENLATRAVVQQTAQALAETFNHLRGQLDSLQNDLDFAVQTNVEEINSIARQIRDINDQIYKTNIVKFNANDLMDQRDELLNKLAKIIDFTLIDNNDGTVSIDIGGKKLVDGLNVNSFKVVKNANGFFDVQWSDGTPVNLTAQKGELSSNIVARDVDVQKMKDYMDSLANTLITEVNNLHHQGFVLGSTSPTPDGPDFFTGTDAKTIALSSAVSNNLNNIAAGATNSSGDGGIALQIAQLKDKLTMVLPGSTTPTATFNDFYRTIVSRLGVDAQEADRMYQNEQLLTKNLNNKRMESGGVSIDEEMTNMILYQNAYNAAARIVTAIDEMMDIVINRMGVVGR, encoded by the coding sequence ATGTTTAATTTAAGCTTGGAAACGGCTCTTAGTTCTCTTCGGGCCCAGCAGCTGGCCCTGGACATTACTTCCCATAATATTGCAAACTCCAATACTCCTGGCTATACCAGGCAGCGGGTAAATTTTGCTCCCAATACCCCTTTTCCGGTGCCTTCCCTTTTTGCCCCAATGCAGCCGGGCCAGGTAGGTACCGGGGTAGTGGTGGCGTCAATTGAACGGGTTCGGGATACTTTTATGGACATTGAGTACCGCAAAGAAGTAATGAATTTAGGATACTGGGAAACCAGAAGTGATGCTTTAGATAAAATCCAGTTAATCATCAATGAACCATCCGATACCGGTTTAAACCAGTTAATGGACAAGTTCTGGAATGCTTGGCAGGAACTTTCAAAAAACCCGGAAAACCTCGCAACCAGGGCGGTAGTCCAGCAGACTGCTCAAGCCCTTGCGGAAACTTTTAACCACCTGCGGGGGCAATTAGATAGCCTGCAAAACGATTTGGACTTTGCGGTGCAAACTAACGTCGAGGAAATTAACTCTATTGCCCGGCAGATTCGGGACATCAACGACCAGATTTATAAAACCAATATAGTTAAATTTAACGCTAATGACCTCATGGACCAGCGGGATGAGCTGTTAAATAAATTAGCGAAAATTATTGATTTTACTTTAATAGATAATAACGACGGTACCGTTTCCATTGATATTGGCGGAAAGAAATTAGTTGATGGGTTAAATGTTAACTCTTTTAAAGTTGTAAAAAATGCTAATGGTTTTTTTGATGTACAGTGGAGTGATGGTACCCCTGTGAACTTAACTGCCCAAAAAGGGGAGCTTAGCTCTAATATCGTAGCCCGGGATGTTGATGTGCAGAAGATGAAAGATTACATGGACTCTTTAGCGAATACCTTGATTACGGAAGTTAATAATTTACATCATCAAGGGTTTGTTTTAGGATCCACTTCTCCCACTCCTGATGGGCCAGACTTCTTTACCGGAACTGATGCGAAAACTATTGCTTTATCTTCGGCGGTAAGTAACAATTTAAACAACATTGCGGCGGGGGCCACTAACAGTTCCGGTGATGGCGGTATTGCCTTGCAAATTGCCCAATTAAAAGATAAACTGACCATGGTGCTTCCCGGTTCCACAACCCCGACTGCCACGTTTAACGATTTTTACCGCACCATCGTATCCCGCCTTGGGGTTGACGCCCAGGAAGCGGACCGGATGTACCAAAACGAACAGCTTTTAACTAAAAACTTAAACAACAAGCGGATGGAATCGGGCGGGGTTTCAATTGATGAAGAGATGACCAATATGATTTTATACCAGAATGCCTACAATGCTGCGGCCCGCATCGTTACCGCTATTGATGAAATGATGGATATTGTCATAAACCGCATGGGCGTAGTCGGCCGTTAA
- a CDS encoding DUF6470 family protein: MTILKVQVDSTRCRADLGYLIPSEFSRAYARQGREEALEGTGRRAEEGDYLAAFEKGNTIENLVIPPVNEVELTVRMLPSVRPVIKFHRSNSVFLDVYI, encoded by the coding sequence ATGACTATTCTTAAAGTACAAGTTGATTCTACCCGATGTCGGGCGGATCTTGGATACTTAATTCCCTCGGAATTTTCCCGGGCTTATGCCAGGCAAGGAAGGGAAGAGGCGTTAGAAGGTACTGGTCGAAGAGCCGAGGAGGGTGATTATTTAGCAGCCTTTGAAAAAGGAAATACTATTGAAAATTTAGTTATACCGCCTGTAAACGAGGTAGAGCTCACAGTCCGAATGCTCCCCTCGGTAAGACCGGTGATAAAGTTTCACAGGAGCAATTCAGTGTTTTTGGATGTTTATATTTAA
- the fliW gene encoding flagellar assembly protein FliW, which translates to MRLFSPALGEIEVDESQIFSFPEGLPGFSHLKEFLLLRHREKSPFFFLIAVNEPEIYFILLDPSKFLTDYVVELGNEQQSLLNITDVKEVLSLNIVRIPPEAKEIILNLKAPVIFNLKEKIGRQVILEANYPVRYPISLIKVKEKTNASPK; encoded by the coding sequence TTGCGCCTTTTTTCTCCGGCATTAGGGGAAATCGAAGTCGATGAATCGCAAATCTTTTCCTTTCCCGAAGGGCTTCCGGGTTTTAGTCACTTAAAAGAGTTTCTTCTTCTAAGGCACCGGGAAAAGAGTCCTTTTTTCTTTTTAATAGCGGTAAACGAACCGGAAATTTATTTTATTTTGCTTGATCCTTCGAAATTTCTAACCGACTATGTCGTGGAGTTAGGTAACGAACAGCAAAGCCTTTTAAATATTACCGATGTCAAAGAAGTTTTAAGTTTAAACATTGTCCGTATTCCTCCCGAAGCTAAAGAAATAATTTTAAACTTAAAAGCTCCGGTAATTTTTAACCTAAAAGAAAAAATTGGCCGCCAGGTAATCTTGGAAGCTAACTACCCCGTTCGTTATCCAATCTCTTTAATTAAGGTAAAGGAGAAAACTAATGCTAGTCCTAAATAG
- a CDS encoding motility associated factor glycosyltransferase family protein — MNSFTKLVKKKLVEETRANDTVIMGKSKDCFDLVKIRINNKENYIGSKYNHLRDIELLLEKVKEEKSYIYFIFGLGAGEYIEPLLEKLDEKSKLIIVEPNKNIILNYFLLNKKEVNDERLIIIDFDKNLFTNVFYSYVKDENQNDVIYSVYANYDYLFYVEYKDFLEMLRDCIRNLAINHNTYLIFSETWYYTYFKNFKSAIKSKPINLLKGIFKGKPAIVVSAGPSLEKNVHLLKNISDNFIIITGGRTLKTLLDLGVEPDFVCVVDAGEPSYLVIKDALKYQFSSYLLFTEITNAKVVEEFPGEKVFFSVEQSTKHLLDYKVDSLYTGGSVAHTCVDFAVYLGCDNVILIGQDLAYTEDKHHAELATFNEVDKVKNINSEYILVNGLNGDKVKTTSVLDEFRKKFEGYFEMHKHIKFINATEGGAFINGAEAMTLKEAITLYGKEKIDKTKISKVLSGFEFDLELIMNNIKELAELATRIIEKINDAKLTLERLRKKVRKGKNIGEELKKLDEVDLYLQDKLNKYEFINYLAYPYVYAFIVDMGYEIGDNDDEVSMVKKIYKKNKELYNLLLDLFTKTRGMLIDIFEK; from the coding sequence ATGAATAGTTTTACTAAACTAGTTAAAAAAAAGTTAGTAGAGGAAACAAGAGCAAACGATACAGTGATTATGGGAAAAAGTAAAGATTGCTTTGATTTAGTAAAAATAAGAATAAATAATAAAGAAAATTATATCGGCAGTAAATATAATCACTTAAGAGATATTGAGTTACTATTAGAAAAAGTTAAGGAGGAAAAAAGCTATATTTATTTTATTTTTGGCTTGGGAGCAGGTGAATATATTGAACCTCTTTTAGAAAAGTTAGATGAAAAAAGTAAACTTATCATTGTTGAGCCAAACAAAAATATTATATTGAATTATTTTTTATTAAATAAAAAGGAAGTAAATGATGAAAGATTAATAATTATTGATTTCGACAAAAATTTATTTACAAATGTTTTTTATTCTTATGTAAAGGACGAAAATCAAAATGACGTAATATATTCAGTTTATGCCAATTATGATTATTTGTTTTACGTAGAATATAAAGATTTTTTGGAGATGCTTCGAGATTGTATAAGAAATCTTGCAATTAATCATAATACATATCTGATTTTTTCTGAGACCTGGTATTATACATATTTCAAAAATTTCAAAAGTGCAATAAAATCTAAACCAATAAATCTTTTAAAGGGTATTTTTAAAGGAAAGCCTGCCATTGTTGTGTCTGCTGGCCCATCTTTAGAAAAGAACGTTCATTTATTAAAGAATATTAGTGATAATTTCATTATTATTACTGGCGGAAGAACATTAAAAACTTTACTGGATCTTGGAGTGGAACCTGACTTTGTTTGTGTAGTTGATGCTGGAGAACCTTCTTATTTAGTTATTAAGGATGCTTTAAAATATCAATTTTCATCATACCTTTTATTTACTGAGATAACCAATGCGAAAGTTGTAGAAGAATTTCCTGGCGAAAAAGTGTTTTTTTCTGTGGAACAATCGACAAAACATTTATTGGACTATAAAGTTGATTCACTTTATACAGGAGGCTCTGTTGCTCATACCTGTGTAGACTTTGCTGTTTATTTGGGTTGTGATAATGTGATTTTAATCGGACAGGATTTAGCTTATACTGAGGATAAACATCATGCTGAATTGGCAACTTTTAATGAGGTAGATAAGGTAAAAAATATTAATAGTGAATACATTTTAGTTAATGGGCTAAATGGAGATAAAGTTAAAACGACCTCAGTTTTGGACGAATTTAGAAAAAAATTTGAAGGATATTTTGAAATGCATAAACACATTAAGTTTATCAATGCTACAGAAGGCGGAGCCTTTATAAATGGGGCAGAAGCGATGACGTTAAAAGAAGCTATTACTTTATATGGTAAAGAAAAGATTGATAAAACTAAAATATCTAAGGTATTAAGTGGCTTTGAGTTTGATTTAGAGTTAATAATGAACAACATTAAAGAACTTGCTGAACTGGCAACTAGAATTATTGAAAAAATTAATGATGCAAAATTAACTTTAGAACGACTAAGGAAAAAGGTAAGAAAAGGCAAAAATATTGGTGAAGAATTAAAAAAATTAGATGAGGTTGATTTATATTTACAGGATAAACTTAATAAATATGAGTTTATTAATTATTTAGCATACCCATACGTTTATGCTTTTATTGTAGATATGGGTTATGAAATAGGGGATAATGACGATGAAGTGAGCATGGTTAAGAAAATTTATAAAAAGAATAAAGAATTATATAATTTATTATTGGATTTATTTACAAAAACTAGAGGAATGTTAATAGATATCTTTGAGAAATGA
- the csrA gene encoding carbon storage regulator CsrA — protein sequence MLVLNRKVNQKIIINGEIEITVLAVDSERGQVKLGIAAPKYYSIYREELWREIERENKEAVRESIAKICKVID from the coding sequence ATGCTAGTCCTAAATAGAAAAGTAAACCAAAAAATTATTATTAACGGAGAAATTGAAATTACCGTCCTGGCGGTAGATAGCGAACGGGGACAGGTCAAGCTGGGTATAGCTGCTCCAAAGTATTACTCCATTTACCGGGAAGAACTGTGGCGGGAAATTGAGCGGGAGAATAAAGAGGCGGTGAGGGAAAGTATTGCAAAAATTTGTAAAGTAATTGACTAA
- the flgL gene encoding flagellar hook-associated protein FlgL → MRITPGMLRDNLLYNLNRTLADMEKSQEMLSNGKALTKPSDDPVKLLRAMKYRSDITQGEQYQRNLDDGLNWLNTTDTALGELSDLLQRVKELTVYGANSSLPQESLNSIAEEIRQIKEQVGVVANTQFAGKYIFGGTEVDKQPWDGTAWQGNNSGVYFEIGNNIKVQVNTLGSPLFTDVINTLDQIINHLTAGNVSALSSDLGSLDNNLNSVLAARADVGARTNRLELMQNRLLAQLESEKELLSKTEDADIAATIIDLKNQENVYRSALAVGARILPPTLVDFLR, encoded by the coding sequence ATGCGCATAACTCCTGGAATGCTCAGGGATAACCTGCTTTATAACTTAAACCGCACCCTGGCCGATATGGAAAAAAGCCAGGAGATGCTGTCTAACGGTAAAGCTTTAACCAAGCCGTCCGATGATCCGGTAAAATTACTGCGGGCCATGAAATATCGAAGTGATATTACTCAGGGAGAACAGTACCAGAGAAATCTCGATGATGGTTTAAACTGGCTTAATACTACCGATACGGCTTTGGGTGAACTATCCGATCTTTTGCAACGGGTGAAGGAATTAACGGTGTATGGAGCAAATAGCAGTTTACCTCAGGAGTCGTTAAATTCCATTGCTGAAGAGATTAGACAAATTAAAGAGCAGGTAGGGGTTGTAGCCAATACCCAGTTTGCCGGGAAGTACATTTTCGGTGGGACAGAAGTGGATAAACAGCCGTGGGATGGTACCGCCTGGCAGGGGAATAATAGTGGAGTTTATTTTGAAATAGGAAACAACATTAAAGTCCAGGTTAATACCTTGGGCTCACCTTTATTTACCGATGTTATAAATACTTTAGACCAAATAATTAATCATTTAACTGCCGGGAATGTTTCTGCCTTATCTTCGGACTTAGGTTCTTTAGATAACAATCTAAACAGTGTTTTGGCTGCCCGGGCTGATGTGGGAGCTCGGACTAACCGGTTGGAGTTAATGCAAAACCGCCTTTTAGCTCAACTGGAATCAGAAAAAGAGCTATTATCCAAAACCGAAGATGCGGATATTGCGGCTACCATTATTGATTTAAAAAATCAGGAAAATGTTTACCGGTCGGCCTTGGCGGTAGGGGCACGCATTTTACCGCCAACTTTAGTAGATTTTTTGCGGTAA